A genomic segment from Arcobacter acticola encodes:
- a CDS encoding IS4 family transposase gives MELANYIETAMKSILKNPIYEVLSEIKITKILKQSNFVKREVGYPPFQIILHFLYMLVMQKRQSTFIKNSDKAYGKDVYYRFIKEKRYNWRKLLLLSATELLKKIKPLHKNGEYRLLIIDDTVEPKRGKFIEGTCKYIWSNKEHRSINALNIVSLNYADSHSTFQLDFSIKMNDSKRKSTSDFTAKLHHRSNAYQRKREIIKGKNTLALEMLERALDNGIDADYLLVDSWYAKPNFIKEANTLGMPVIARLPNNKLIWNFKGKYKTLNAIYDSLKNIRHKYSGKHGKISYKYFDSVLELGTLGKVKLVFLHTGKDLLVFISTDISISGKEILETYKKRWNIEQGYKDLRLLFGLGKEENRIYEALIGKITLSMFTYNIVSYINRIKHEPQTLGELFRDLECELETLAISMQLFIQILTKISEIQNVVKDNKDLFQIIAVISAFTQKELGFMCES, from the coding sequence ATGGAACTTGCAAATTATATAGAAACTGCTATGAAGAGCATATTAAAAAATCCAATTTACGAAGTGTTATCAGAAATAAAAATCACAAAAATACTGAAACAAAGTAATTTTGTTAAGAGAGAAGTTGGATATCCACCATTTCAAATAATTTTACACTTTCTTTATATGCTTGTTATGCAAAAAAGACAATCAACTTTTATAAAAAATAGTGATAAGGCTTATGGTAAAGATGTATATTATAGATTTATCAAAGAGAAACGTTATAACTGGCGTAAACTTTTATTGTTAAGTGCTACAGAACTTTTAAAAAAGATAAAGCCATTGCATAAAAATGGTGAGTATCGCTTACTAATTATCGATGATACAGTAGAACCAAAAAGAGGTAAATTTATTGAAGGTACTTGTAAATATATCTGGAGTAATAAAGAGCATAGAAGTATTAATGCACTAAATATCGTGTCTCTAAATTATGCAGATTCACACTCAACATTTCAATTAGATTTTTCTATAAAGATGAATGATAGTAAAAGAAAATCTACATCAGATTTCACAGCAAAATTGCATCATAGAAGTAACGCATATCAACGTAAGCGTGAAATTATTAAAGGTAAGAATACTCTAGCTCTTGAGATGTTAGAAAGAGCATTAGATAATGGAATTGATGCTGATTATCTACTTGTTGATAGCTGGTACGCTAAACCAAATTTTATAAAAGAAGCAAATACTTTAGGAATGCCTGTAATTGCAAGACTTCCAAATAATAAGCTCATTTGGAACTTCAAAGGTAAATATAAAACTCTAAATGCAATATATGATAGTTTAAAAAATATTCGTCACAAATATAGCGGTAAACATGGAAAGATATCTTATAAATATTTCGATTCAGTTTTAGAACTTGGTACCCTTGGTAAAGTTAAATTAGTATTTTTACACACTGGAAAAGATTTATTAGTTTTTATATCAACAGATATAAGTATTTCAGGTAAAGAGATTTTAGAAACTTATAAAAAGAGATGGAATATTGAGCAAGGTTATAAAGATCTAAGACTCTTGTTTGGCTTAGGAAAAGAAGAAAATCGTATCTATGAAGCACTTATTGGAAAAATCACTCTTTCAATGTTTACCTACAATATTGTAAGCTATATCAATCGCATAAAGCATGAGCCACAAACACTAGGAGAACTTTTTAGAGATTTAGAGTGCGAACTTGAAACACTGGCAATTTCAATGCAACTTTTTATTCAAATACTTACAAAAATCTCTGAAATCCAAAATGTTGTCAAGGATAATAAAGATTTATTTCAAATTATCGCAGTGATAAGTGCTTTCACTCAAAAAGAGTTAGGTTTTATGTGCGAAAGTTGA
- a CDS encoding complement resistance protein TraT yields the protein MKNIKKFGLSIALASVLFSGCATTELQTNAKMTQSVFINPVAKDKRLIFVSSKNTSGQQINLEKTILNELEAKGYTVVDDPEMATYVLMMNILYCDKKQENNAAAGAVGAGALGAGIGAYNNKGFGASAGIGLGAALVGGLIAKATEDTIFQMQVDIVIREKAKGKVYASNTTAAGQASVNDSRKAGFMNGFGGQIKNANASGQLNSNIANANSQQYETDYIEHKTMLFAEATKMNLTLPEATPILEKQISSQIAGLF from the coding sequence ATGAAAAACATAAAAAAATTTGGTTTAAGTATCGCTCTTGCTTCAGTACTTTTTAGTGGTTGTGCAACAACTGAATTACAAACTAATGCAAAAATGACACAAAGTGTGTTTATTAATCCAGTGGCTAAAGATAAAAGATTAATATTTGTATCGAGTAAAAATACAAGTGGGCAACAAATAAATCTTGAGAAAACAATATTAAATGAATTAGAAGCTAAAGGTTATACTGTTGTTGATGATCCAGAAATGGCTACATATGTTTTGATGATGAATATATTATATTGTGATAAAAAACAAGAAAATAATGCAGCAGCGGGAGCAGTTGGAGCGGGAGCTTTAGGTGCAGGAATTGGAGCGTATAATAATAAGGGATTCGGTGCGAGTGCTGGAATTGGATTGGGTGCAGCATTAGTTGGAGGATTAATCGCTAAAGCTACTGAAGATACAATTTTTCAAATGCAAGTTGATATTGTAATCAGAGAAAAAGCAAAAGGAAAAGTATATGCATCAAATACAACGGCAGCTGGACAAGCAAGCGTAAATGATTCAAGAAAAGCTGGATTTATGAATGGTTTTGGAGGTCAAATTAAAAATGCAAATGCATCAGGACAATTAAACTCAAATATTGCAAATGCAAATTCACAACAATATGAAACAGATTATATTGAACATAAAACTATGCTATTTGCAGAAGCAACAAAAATGAACCTAACATTACCAGAAGCTACACCAATTTTAGAAAAGCAAATATCTAGTCAAATTGCAGGATTATTTTAA
- a CDS encoding phosphatidate cytidylyltransferase: protein MTTIIRESSTRIKTGIVLIIGMLILGYIDSYFLFWLVFGIMLMISISESKKLFGLKSDSIYVYTSLLWLTAYFYPMPEDLIFIVAIGYASQLAYKKTLNQKLFLPLLYPTASFIFLLTLYSEYGVMTLLWLLIIVASTDIGAYFIGKGFGKTQFCETSPNKTIEGVIGGVGFAVILGSIFSINEVGIVGAIVVSSIVSFTSIFGDLFESYLKREAGVKDSGTLLPGHGGVLDRTDGYLFGAIVMLVLLRIII from the coding sequence ATGACTACAATAATAAGAGAAAGCTCAACTCGTATAAAAACAGGAATCGTTTTAATCATTGGTATGTTAATACTAGGTTATATAGATTCATATTTTCTATTTTGGTTAGTATTTGGAATTATGCTAATGATTTCAATATCTGAATCAAAAAAACTTTTTGGTTTAAAAAGTGATAGTATTTATGTATATACATCGCTTTTATGGCTTACTGCATACTTCTATCCAATGCCAGAAGATTTGATTTTTATTGTTGCAATTGGTTATGCATCACAATTAGCATATAAGAAAACTTTAAATCAAAAACTGTTTTTACCTCTTTTATACCCAACTGCGTCATTTATATTTTTATTAACATTATATAGTGAATATGGGGTTATGACTCTTTTATGGTTACTTATTATTGTAGCAAGTACTGATATTGGTGCGTATTTCATAGGAAAAGGATTTGGGAAAACACAATTTTGTGAAACAAGTCCAAATAAAACAATTGAAGGTGTTATCGGTGGAGTTGGGTTTGCTGTAATTTTAGGTTCAATTTTCTCTATTAATGAAGTTGGTATTGTAGGAGCTATTGTTGTTTCATCTATTGTTTCTTTTACTTCTATTTTTGGGGATTTATTTGAATCTTACTTAAAAAGAGAAGCCGGAGTTAAAGATAGTGGAACACTTTTACCAGGACATGGGGGTGTTTTAGATAGAACAGATGGTTATTTATTTGGAGCAATTGTAATGTTGGTTCTACTTAGGATAATCATTTGA
- the dxr gene encoding 1-deoxy-D-xylulose-5-phosphate reductoisomerase: MILLGSTGSIGVNTLNIARKFNLNVEVLVAGRNIQLLNQQIKEFNPKIVVIDRVEDIHLVCHNNVLFGQEAILQAIEQSTSSTVVNALVGFLGLKPTLKAIECGKKIALANKESLVVAGKFIDQTNLKPIDSEHFGLWYLLQDKKMDSMMVTASGGSFRDYPLDQLKNVSIKEALAHPNWSMGNKITIDSATMTNKMFELMEAAWLFDIRKLDAVIETKSLIHAFINFADGSTTAHIANASMQLPIAYAILGKVDEEILKPVDLVEVASLEFRKIETSRYPIWEIKDEILNNLDLGVVLNAANEIGVAKFLNSEIGFLDVAKISLNAINKFNNVKVNSLDEIFEIDKEVRKYCES, translated from the coding sequence TTGATACTTCTAGGAAGTACAGGTTCTATTGGTGTAAATACTTTAAATATTGCACGTAAATTTAATCTAAATGTTGAGGTATTAGTAGCTGGAAGAAATATTCAGTTACTAAATCAACAAATCAAAGAATTTAATCCAAAAATTGTTGTTATTGATAGAGTTGAAGATATTCATCTTGTTTGTCATAACAATGTTTTATTTGGACAAGAAGCTATTTTGCAAGCAATTGAGCAAAGTACTTCAAGTACAGTTGTAAATGCTCTTGTTGGATTTTTAGGTTTAAAACCTACATTAAAAGCCATAGAATGTGGTAAAAAAATAGCACTTGCAAATAAAGAATCTTTAGTAGTTGCTGGAAAATTTATAGATCAAACAAACTTAAAGCCAATAGATAGTGAACACTTTGGTCTTTGGTATTTATTACAAGATAAAAAAATGGATTCTATGATGGTAACAGCTAGTGGAGGTTCTTTTAGAGATTATCCTTTGGATCAATTAAAAAATGTATCTATTAAAGAAGCACTTGCCCATCCAAATTGGTCAATGGGAAATAAAATCACAATAGATAGTGCAACAATGACTAATAAAATGTTTGAATTAATGGAAGCAGCTTGGCTTTTTGATATTAGAAAACTTGATGCAGTTATTGAAACAAAATCATTAATTCATGCTTTTATAAATTTTGCTGATGGTAGTACGACAGCTCATATTGCAAATGCTTCTATGCAACTTCCTATTGCTTATGCAATTTTAGGAAAAGTTGATGAAGAGATTTTAAAACCTGTTGATTTAGTAGAAGTTGCATCTTTAGAATTTAGAAAAATAGAAACATCAAGATATCCAATTTGGGAAATAAAAGATGAAATACTAAATAATCTTGATTTAGGTGTAGTATTAAATGCAGCAAATGAAATAGGTGTTGCCAAGTTCTTAAACTCTGAAATAGGGTTTTTAGATGTGGCTAAGATTTCATTAAATGCAATAAATAAGTTTAATAATGTAAAAGTTAATAGCTTAGATGAAATTTTTGAGATAGATAAAGAAGTGAGAAAATACTGTGAGTCTTGA
- a CDS encoding DUF1566 domain-containing protein — translation MKYLLLLMIFLSFLDARIYRDSTREVVIDDSSKLMWQDDISVIKTLKDHDIAETYCKNLQYKGFDNWRLPEIEEFELIVDKKNTKNYINKAFKYNVPDGYWALKSHWRTLWFYADYMHFISGTAYYDSRHKTKYVRCVRNY, via the coding sequence ATGAAATATTTACTTTTATTAATGATTTTTTTATCATTTCTAGATGCAAGAATATATAGAGATAGCACACGAGAAGTAGTTATAGATGATAGTTCTAAACTTATGTGGCAAGATGATATTTCTGTTATAAAAACTTTAAAAGATCATGATATTGCAGAAACTTATTGTAAAAACTTACAATATAAAGGCTTTGATAATTGGCGATTACCTGAAATTGAAGAGTTTGAATTAATAGTTGATAAAAAGAATACAAAGAATTATATAAATAAAGCATTTAAATATAATGTACCAGATGGATATTGGGCTTTAAAATCTCATTGGAGAACACTTTGGTTTTATGCTGATTATATGCATTTTATAAGTGGAACTGCATATTATGATAGTCGTCATAAAACTAAATATGTTAGATGTGTAAGAAATTATTAA
- a CDS encoding RBBP9/YdeN family alpha/beta hydrolase, with amino-acid sequence MSKRVLILHGLGGSDFPHWQAQLASDLIKENYIVSFPAFPSRDNPKLQEWKEFLKKELAHFKPDIVVCHSLANILWFHTCDELDIKLDKLMLVAPVSKNRSIEEAKTFYPYPLAKDLKATEVIMAASTNDPYMSIEEAIELQTNLNIGMKIMENAGHINAASGFGKLDCALDWIKREEECKINEELK; translated from the coding sequence TTGAGTAAAAGGGTTTTAATACTTCATGGACTTGGAGGAAGTGATTTCCCCCATTGGCAAGCACAATTAGCAAGTGATTTAATAAAAGAGAATTATATTGTTTCATTTCCAGCTTTTCCTTCAAGAGATAATCCAAAACTACAAGAGTGGAAAGAATTTTTAAAAAAAGAGTTAGCTCATTTCAAACCTGATATTGTAGTTTGTCATTCATTGGCAAATATTTTATGGTTTCATACCTGTGATGAACTAGATATAAAGCTTGATAAACTAATGTTAGTTGCTCCCGTTTCAAAAAATAGAAGTATAGAAGAAGCTAAAACATTTTATCCTTACCCACTAGCAAAAGATTTAAAAGCAACTGAAGTTATAATGGCAGCTTCAACTAATGATCCATATATGAGTATTGAAGAAGCAATAGAGCTTCAAACAAATCTAAATATTGGAATGAAAATCATGGAAAATGCAGGACATATAAATGCAGCTTCTGGATTTGGAAAACTTGATTGTGCCCTTGATTGGATAAAAAGAGAAGAAGAATGCAAAATAAATGAAGAGTTGAAATAA
- the tsaD gene encoding tRNA (adenosine(37)-N6)-threonylcarbamoyltransferase complex transferase subunit TsaD has protein sequence MILSIESSCDDSSLAITDIETNKLIYHKKISQELQHSIYGGVVPELAARLHIEALPKILEECVEYFPKLKAIAVTNAPGLSVTLTEGVTMAKALSISLNLPLIAVNHLKGHIYSLFIEKDEILPMTILLVSGGHTQIIEANSLNDMKVIASTMDDSFGESFDKVSKMLGLGYPGGPVVQEYGLKGDENRFDLPIPLKQSPKIEFSYSGLKNAVRLEIEKLENQEGGITLQDKYDICASFQKTAVAHIMQKLKKLFKQDVPKNFAIVGGASANIYLRTQLEEMCAKHKTNLYLSELKYCSDNAAMIGRVAVEQYKQNDFISIDEIDVQSRIKELVWA, from the coding sequence TTGATTTTAAGTATTGAAAGCTCATGTGATGATAGCTCATTAGCAATAACAGATATAGAAACAAACAAACTAATTTATCACAAAAAAATATCCCAAGAACTTCAACATAGTATTTATGGAGGAGTTGTTCCAGAACTAGCAGCCAGACTTCATATAGAAGCACTTCCAAAAATTCTTGAAGAGTGTGTTGAGTATTTCCCAAAGCTAAAAGCAATTGCCGTTACAAATGCCCCAGGACTTTCTGTGACATTAACAGAAGGTGTAACAATGGCAAAGGCATTAAGTATTTCTCTAAATCTTCCTTTGATAGCTGTAAATCACCTAAAAGGTCATATCTATTCTTTATTTATTGAAAAAGATGAAATTTTACCAATGACAATTCTTTTAGTTTCAGGCGGACATACTCAAATTATAGAAGCAAATAGTTTAAATGATATGAAAGTAATAGCAAGTACTATGGATGATAGTTTTGGTGAGAGTTTTGATAAGGTATCAAAAATGCTAGGACTTGGATATCCAGGTGGGCCAGTTGTTCAAGAGTATGGTTTAAAAGGTGATGAGAATAGATTTGATTTACCAATTCCTTTAAAGCAAAGTCCTAAAATAGAATTTTCATATTCAGGTTTAAAAAATGCAGTTAGATTAGAAATTGAAAAACTAGAAAATCAAGAAGGTGGAATAACACTTCAAGATAAATACGATATATGTGCATCTTTCCAAAAGACAGCAGTAGCTCATATTATGCAAAAACTAAAAAAACTATTTAAACAAGATGTTCCTAAAAACTTTGCAATAGTAGGTGGGGCAAGTGCAAACATATACTTAAGAACTCAGTTAGAGGAAATGTGTGCTAAACATAAAACAAATCTATATTTGAGTGAATTAAAATACTGTTCTGATAATGCAGCAATGATTGGACGAGTAGCAGTTGAACAATACAAACAAAATGATTTTATTTCAATAGATGAAATTGATGTACAATCAAGAATCAAGGAGTTAGTATGGGCTTAG
- a CDS encoding translation initiation factor SUI1 → MGLADKLAFSMGAKLDGDSFDTVKEDKKKSTNQSKSSNEIIPKNQHQLVFTCEKRKGKPVTLVGRFNIKEDEKKEVLKLLKKKLACGGAIKDEWIELQGDLKEKIKTVLESDGWKFRK, encoded by the coding sequence ATGGGCTTAGCAGATAAATTAGCTTTTTCAATGGGAGCAAAACTTGATGGTGATAGTTTTGATACAGTAAAAGAAGATAAGAAAAAATCAACAAATCAATCAAAATCTTCAAATGAAATAATTCCTAAAAATCAACATCAATTGGTTTTCACATGTGAAAAAAGAAAAGGGAAACCCGTTACTTTAGTTGGTAGATTTAATATAAAAGAAGATGAAAAAAAAGAGGTATTAAAACTACTAAAGAAAAAACTAGCCTGCGGTGGAGCTATCAAAGATGAATGGATAGAACTACAAGGTGATTTAAAAGAAAAAATTAAAACGGTTCTTGAAAGTGATGGTTGGAAATTTAGAAAATAG
- a CDS encoding permease has product MKEKNNIKDAFNKSLKGFLSMLPMLLAILLLLGIFDVYITKDILLSFFISNNFIDTITGTLLGGVLTGNPMISYILGGELTDAGVSLYAVTAFILSWVTIGLVQLPAEVEIFGLRFTFYRTLFTFITTILVSLCTVSTVNWILS; this is encoded by the coding sequence ATGAAAGAAAAAAACAATATAAAGGATGCATTTAATAAATCTCTAAAAGGTTTTTTATCAATGCTTCCTATGCTTTTAGCCATACTCTTATTACTAGGAATATTTGATGTATATATTACAAAAGATATTTTACTCTCATTTTTTATATCAAATAATTTTATAGATACAATTACAGGAACATTACTGGGAGGTGTTTTAACAGGTAATCCTATGATTAGTTATATTTTAGGTGGAGAACTAACAGATGCAGGTGTTTCTCTATATGCTGTTACTGCTTTTATTTTATCTTGGGTTACAATAGGTCTTGTACAACTTCCTGCTGAAGTAGAAATATTTGGATTAAGATTTACTTTTTATAGAACACTATTTACTTTTATCACAACTATTTTAGTCTCATTGTGTACTGTATCAACAGTAAACTGGATTTTGTCATGA